Proteins encoded in a region of the Melioribacteraceae bacterium genome:
- the accD gene encoding acetyl-CoA carboxylase, carboxyltransferase subunit beta, with protein MGWFKRKKENISPDSKKSDIPDGQWAKCEDCSEIIHNKQLEVNSWVCPKCNYHFRIGSDQYISFLFDKGSFKEYDKKMKSGDPLEFTDTKKYSERINLTIKKSGLNDAVKTGTGKIENKKVAFACMDFGFIGGSMGSVVGEKIARIIDVAYQDKCPLIIISQSGGARMMEGAFSLMQMAKTSARLARLADAKIPFISILTDPTTGGVTASYSMLGDVIIAEPKALIGFAGPRVIKQTIGKDLPQGFQRSEFLLENGFVDFIVNRKQMREKVSQLIEYLT; from the coding sequence ATGGGCTGGTTTAAAAGGAAAAAAGAAAATATATCGCCGGACAGTAAAAAATCAGATATTCCGGATGGGCAGTGGGCTAAGTGTGAGGATTGCAGTGAAATTATTCACAACAAACAGCTTGAAGTAAATTCGTGGGTCTGTCCTAAGTGTAATTATCATTTCAGAATTGGAAGCGATCAGTATATTTCATTCCTTTTTGATAAAGGTTCATTTAAAGAATATGATAAAAAGATGAAATCGGGTGATCCCCTTGAATTTACTGATACAAAAAAATATTCAGAAAGAATTAATCTTACAATAAAGAAATCCGGTTTGAACGATGCTGTGAAAACAGGAACCGGGAAAATTGAGAATAAAAAGGTTGCTTTTGCGTGTATGGATTTCGGATTTATCGGCGGCAGTATGGGATCGGTAGTAGGAGAGAAGATTGCAAGAATTATTGACGTGGCTTATCAGGATAAATGCCCTCTGATAATTATCAGTCAGAGCGGCGGCGCCAGAATGATGGAGGGAGCTTTTTCGTTGATGCAAATGGCTAAGACGAGCGCGCGCCTGGCAAGACTGGCAGATGCAAAAATTCCTTTCATCTCCATTCTTACAGATCCTACAACAGGAGGAGTTACAGCCAGTTATTCGATGCTGGGCGATGTTATCATAGCCGAACCGAAAGCATTGATCGGATTTGCCGGTCCAAGAGTTATCAAACAAACAATCGGTAAAGACCTTCCGCAAGGATTTCAGAGATCCGAGTTTCTGCTCGAAAACGGTTTTGTCGATTTTATTGTGAATAGAAAACAGATGAGGGAGAAAGTCTCTCAACTTATAGAATATTTGACCTGA
- a CDS encoding cysteine desulfurase family protein: MNVYFDNAATTRPHPRVIEIIKKNLAEDFGNPSSAHSFGRRARVLIEDARETIANFIGADSSEIYFTSGGTESNNFVIYGIPIAELKESRRNKLIVSKADHHSIIDSAEKLSAYGLNSCFLPVNAETRVELETLKKSLDEKTSFVSLIHINNESGSINDIKSLSPLCKSENVYFHTDAVQSFAKIPIDVRNLGVDSLSASSHKIYGPKGAGFTYIKSGTPITPLITGGSQERNRRGGTENVASILGFAEAVRLAQNEMKQNFEHVTGIRSEFIKGLSNIDKDGIILNGGEDAHPYILSITFSAGYYRIDAEAILMFLDINGVAASNGAACTSGTLKPSHVILASGKSEADAKGTIRFSFSNENTIEEVNYALDVLSNLARKLRI, translated from the coding sequence GCATCCCAGAGTTATAGAGATTATAAAAAAAAACCTCGCTGAAGATTTCGGGAATCCCTCTTCGGCGCATTCATTCGGGAGGAGAGCCCGGGTATTAATTGAAGATGCAAGAGAAACGATTGCGAATTTTATTGGTGCCGATTCCAGTGAAATCTATTTTACAAGCGGCGGAACCGAATCTAACAATTTTGTGATTTATGGGATTCCGATTGCCGAATTAAAAGAAAGCCGACGGAACAAATTAATAGTCTCTAAAGCCGATCATCATAGCATTATCGACTCTGCTGAAAAATTATCCGCATACGGTCTTAATTCCTGTTTCCTGCCAGTTAATGCTGAAACAAGAGTTGAATTAGAAACTCTTAAGAAAAGTTTAGACGAAAAAACTTCTTTTGTTTCATTAATACACATCAATAATGAATCCGGTTCAATTAACGATATTAAATCTCTGTCCCCTTTATGCAAAAGTGAAAATGTGTATTTTCATACAGATGCCGTCCAAAGCTTTGCAAAGATTCCTATTGATGTCCGGAACTTAGGAGTTGATTCATTATCAGCTTCTTCACACAAAATATACGGACCTAAAGGAGCCGGCTTCACATATATAAAAAGCGGTACTCCGATTACTCCATTAATTACAGGTGGTTCGCAGGAAAGGAATAGAAGAGGTGGGACGGAGAATGTTGCGTCAATTCTTGGATTTGCCGAAGCTGTGCGATTAGCTCAAAATGAAATGAAACAGAATTTTGAACATGTAACCGGAATTAGAAGCGAGTTTATTAAGGGTCTTTCCAACATCGACAAAGACGGAATAATTCTGAACGGGGGCGAAGATGCTCATCCCTATATTTTAAGCATCACATTCAGTGCCGGTTATTACAGAATTGATGCGGAAGCGATACTGATGTTTCTGGATATTAACGGTGTTGCCGCATCAAACGGCGCTGCCTGTACTTCAGGTACATTGAAGCCTTCTCATGTAATATTAGCGAGCGGGAAATCCGAAGCTGATGCTAAAGGAACGATCAGATTCTCTTTCTCGAATGAAAATACAATTGAAGAGGTGAATTACGCTCTGGACGTTCTGTCAAATCTGGCAAGGAAATTAAGGATCTGA